In the genome of Pseudoglutamicibacter cumminsii, one region contains:
- a CDS encoding MerR family transcriptional regulator: MVPVTPGNQGMLFDDDLPVLDEAAGYRGPTACKAAGITYRQLDYWARTGLVEPTIQTATGSGSQRLYSFRDVLVLKVVKRLLDTGVSLQQIRTAVATLRERGVDDLAQITLMSDGASVYECTSADEVIDLVQGGQGVFGIAVGRVWREVESSISELPVDYARNDEDAEPEVAHPEDELARHRARKSAS; this comes from the coding sequence CCCTGTTCTCGACGAAGCCGCCGGCTACCGCGGCCCAACCGCATGCAAGGCCGCTGGCATCACGTACCGCCAGCTGGATTACTGGGCGCGCACTGGGCTCGTTGAACCAACCATTCAGACTGCTACCGGCTCCGGCTCGCAGCGCCTCTACAGCTTCCGCGATGTCCTCGTTTTGAAGGTAGTCAAGCGCTTGCTTGACACGGGTGTGTCTCTCCAGCAGATCCGCACCGCAGTCGCAACCCTGCGTGAACGCGGCGTGGATGACCTTGCGCAGATCACCTTGATGTCCGATGGCGCCTCAGTTTATGAATGCACGTCGGCCGATGAGGTCATCGACTTGGTACAGGGCGGCCAGGGTGTGTTCGGTATCGCCGTCGGCCGCGTTTGGCGTGAAGTCGAATCTTCAATTTCTGAGTTGCCAGTCGACTACGCACGCAACGACGAGGACGCAGAGCCAGAAGTTGCGCATCCAGAAGACGAGCTTGCGCGCCACCGCGCACGCAAGTCCGCTTCCTAA